The following DNA comes from Candidatus Peregrinibacteria bacterium.
TTCAGCTGTATGCCACTATTGTATACACGCTCATTTTTTTTATTGGCTGGCGTCTCTGGCAACAGAAGCTCTGGCAACGATGGCCATCGGGAAAGTTTTTTGCCGCCATGATTTTTCTCCTCGGTATCTTCACGAGCATTCTCGAATTTTTTCGTGGGGATGGAGTTGCCATGGTAGGAGACATTCGCCTCCCCCAAATATTTGGAGTTTGTATTTCCGTCGCCGCCTTACTTCTTTTTTTCTCACGAAAGAAAAAACCTCTCCTCAACACTATTTCTTCGTAATTCAATGTCTCTTTACCAAAAATATCGACCAAAAACTCTTTCGGAAGTTGTAGGACAAGAGTTCATTCGACATACACTTCGAGCGGCACTTCGAAAGGAGCAAATTTCTCATGCCTACCTTTTCTTTGGTTCTCGAGGAACGGGAAAAACAAGTATCGCACGTATTCTCGCCAAAGCGCTCAACTGCAAAAATCCAAAAGAAGATGGAGACCCCTGCAACGCGTGTGAACACTGTGAAGCGGCAAATGCGGGCAATTTTGTTGACCTCATTGAAATTGATGGTGCCAGCAATCGAAAAATAGAACACGCTCGTGCACTCATTGAGAAAATCCACTTTTCTCCCACACTTGGCAAACGAAAAGTATATATTATCGACGAGGTGCACATGCTCACAAAAGAAGCCTTTAATGCACTTTTAAAAACTATAGAAGAACCTCCTCAACATGCATATTTTCTTCTTGCTACTACAGAACTTCACAAGGTACCAGAAACAATTCGAAGTCGATGTCAGGTATTCTCATTCCAGCGTTTTACTACAGAAGAAATTGTAAAGAGACTCAAGGAAATTGCTGAAAAAGAAGGGATTATTGCAGAAGAAGAAGCACTATTCCTTATTGCAAAACGAGCAGAAGGCGGCTTGCGAGATGCGATTGGACTTTTTGAGCAAGTTTCTGCTGATGAAACACTTACCGCAAAATTTCTTCAGGAAGAATTAGGGATGACCGGCGAAGAAGATGTTGCGCATTTTTTTGATTGCCTTGAGGAAAAAAATACAGAAGAGGCGCTCAACACTCTTGGACATATTTCTTCCTCTGGTATTCCTTTTGAAAATTTTTTAGAACAACTCCTCGATTTTCTTCGCAAGAAAATGATCGCGCATGCGCTTTCTATTCCTCCAAAACAAGAGGAATTAAGGACAATCCTCTTTTTTATTGATGCATTCGATACTGCTCGTCGCGAATTACGAGATGCTATTATCCCCGGATTTCCTTTGGAAATTGCAACAGTAAAGTGTACCCAATTTTGTGAAGAAATCTTTCGAACAGAAAGTCCTCATTTCATAAAAGAGAATAAAACGCTTCCTGAAACACAAAATCTGCCAGAAAAGCTGACTCCGCCCTCATCAACGCAAAGTCCTGCTCCATCATCAAAACCAGCTCCCGAGGAGGAAAAAAACATCTCTGAACCCATTTTTCCTTCTCACGGAGAAAATACTGCTGAGTCTTTTTCAAAAAAATGGTCGGAAGTTCTCAGAAATCTTGATGATGCCGTACTGGGCATGCTTCTCAAGAAAGCAACTGCCACACCCAGTTCAGATACAGAAATTCTTATTACGTTTTCTTCGCATTCATTTGAAGAACAAGCAAAAAATCAAGATCGCTTTGCACGTCTTTTGGATGCCGTTCGAAAAATATGTGGAGAGGGTGTCTCGGTAAAAACGAAAACAAAACCTGTTTCTTTAGAACCAGTAGAGCCATTAAGTACCGAAAAAGCAACCCCAGAAGCGATGCGCGAAATTTTTTGCATTTCTCATCCATGACCAAGACAAGTCTTCGGATGCAATTCCTTCTTCAACGAGAAACTATTTCAGAAGAAGATCGAAAAAGAAAAAGTGAAGCAATTCGAAAACAAATCTCCATACTTCCCGAGTTTCAGAGTGCCAAAACAATTCTCCTTTTTTTTCCGTTTCGGGGAGAACCAGATATTTTTACACTTCTTCATGAATTTCCCAAAAAAACCTACGCACTCCCTTATGTATCACCCAAAGACCACCTTCTTATTCCCAAGAAAGTAGAAACATTGGAGACACTTATTTCTGGAAAATACGGAATCCTCTGTCCTTCTGAATCTGCCGAAGAAATGCCTAAGGATTCATTTGATCTCCTTTTCATTCCGGCTATTGCGGTAGATGCCAATACAGGATTTCGAATAGGGTTTGGAAAGGGCTACTACGACCGATTTTTGCACAATATTTCTGGAATAAAATTAGCCCCTTGCTTTGAAAGCAGTATTCTCACAAACAGTGTCCATCATTTTGACGCGCACGATATTCCTATGGATAGAGTTGTTACCGAAAAAAAAACATACCAAATTGCTCCAAAGGAAAAATATTCTCTTTAATTTTTGGGGAATGTGCTATGTTTCTCTCGTCTTTTTCCCTGTGACATGATTTCCCTTCGATTCTTCTCTCTTGCGATAGCAGGGCTTTTTTTTATCCCATTGGGGTTTGCGGAAGGAACGCCTTTTTCGGATATTTCTGGGACTTCGTCCTCGGAAGCTGTAACTTTTCTTCAAGAAGAAGGAGTTGTGAACGGGTTTGAAGATAGTACGTTTCGACCAGAAAAAGATGTTACCCGTGCAGAATTCCTCAAAATTGCCTTGCAGGCGAAGACAAATTTCTCTGCAGAGAATTGTGAGGCAGAAAAAGATTTTTATGATGTTTCAGAAAAAGACTGGTTTTTCCCCTATGTCTGTTTTTCTGTGAACAACAATATTATTCAAGGATACAACGACAACACCTTTCGCCCACATGAACCCATTAACTTTCGGGATGCCGCAAAAATTATCGCCAATGTATATGATATTCATACTGACAAAAATGAAGGAGAGGAGTGGTATCTCCCGTATGTAAACGCCATTTTGCGTGAACGAGTTTTTCCTGGTTCTGTTCAGAGTTCATCAGCACTTCTTACACGTGGAGAAATGGCGCAAATGATCTGGGGAATCACCACCGGACACGAAGTAGAAAATAAAACTCTTGGCGAGCTCCCCTTTCTTCAAAACTGTGAAGAACTCTCTGTGCAACTCAAAAAACAGACGCTTCGATCTGGTATAGAATATAAAAATGGAGAAGGCGATATTGATATGGTTATGACAAAAGATATGGCTATTGATGAATCCACAAGCGATGAGACAGTAAGCGCGCGCCTAGAAGGTTCCGATGATGATTTCTCGGGAACGAATGTGCAGGAAGAAGGAGTTGATGAGGCGGACATTGTAAAAAATGACGGTTCACATATTTTTCTCGTAAAAAATAATGCCGTCCACATTGTTCGCGCATATCCGCCAGAAGAGCTTGCCGAAGATTCCACTATCTCATTAGCAGAGGAAAATATCACTCCTCAAGAAATGTTTCTCGATGGAGATCGACTCACACTTATTGGAGTAACAAGGATGACGGAAGGAGGCACACCTCGCATTCATTTTTACTCCGATGAGATGTCCTTTGCTCCTTCATATTCTGGAAAAGTGCTTGTTCTCGTGTATGACGTTTCCGATCGAAAGAATCCAAAAAAAGTTCGTTCTGTTTCCCTTGAAGGAAATTATCTTTCTTCACGACGTATCGACGAGAATGTTTTTGTTGCTGTTTCGAGTGGAAACTTTTTTTGGGGAGGGAATCTTGATCCTATTTTGCTCGAGAAAGAACTCCCCTTAATAACGGATTCAGTTTCTTCTGAGCCGGAAAAAATAACATGTGGAACAATTCGATATGTTCCCAATTTCCCTTCCGCAAATCTTCTCACCCTTCTCACCGTTAACACTCAAGATGAGACAAAAAAACCATCTCGAGAAACTGTTCTCGGAGGAGGAGAAACTCTCTATGCTTCTCTAAAAAATATATATGTCACCAGTACGGGCTGGGGAGAAACATATTGGAAAAAGGGAAACGATTCAGGTTGGAAAAGCACAGAAAAGACAGATATATTTCGTTTTTCACTGCAAGAAGGCGGTGTAAAATTTTCGGGAAAGGCACAAGCAGTTGGACACCCCATTAATCAGTTTTCCATGAGCGAAAATGATGAGTATTTTCGTATTGCTACACAGGTCGGAGAGGCATGGGGAAATGCGCTCTCTGAAACCGTAGTAAGTATTTTTAATAATGATCTTCAAGAAGTTTCTCGCATAGATGGCATTGCACCGGGAGAAAATATGAAATCCGCCCGATTCCTTGGAAACAAACTCTATCTTGTCACTTTCAAAACAGTTGATCCCCTCTTCGTTATTGACCTCACTCCTACGAGTCCAAAAATTCTCGGAAAACTCAAAATTCCTGGCTGGTCAGATTACCTGCATCCTTGGGGGGAAAGCTATCTCTTGGGATTTGGAAAAGAAGTAGACGAATCCATTGATGCCGATAAAGTCCATTCGGATTCTGCTGTCTACTACACCGCAGTCCTCGGCATGAAAATCTCACTTTTTGATATTTCCGATATTGAGCATCCGAAAGAAGTTCAGAAAGAAATCATTGGATACCGCGGAACAACAAGCGAACTCCTTCAAAACCACAAGGCTCTCCTTGCAGATATGGATAAGGGAATTATTGGCTTTCCCATAACGATTACGGAAAACAAAAATGGAAAAAGTGGCTCAGAAGCAGATGTTGAAACCGTATTCTCTGGAGCACGCGTTTATACCGTAGACGCAGAGAATGGTTTTTCTCTCAAGGGTTCGGTAACACACTATGCTTCAAATGATGTGTTTCTCAAATCTGGAGAATACTTTTTTGGGGATTACAACCTCAATATTCAACGCATTCTTTTTATTGGGGACACATTTTATTCCATTTCACCAAATGTCGTTACTGCACTTTCAGGGAAAAATCTCTCGAAAATAAAAACACTTGAGCTTGAAAAAAGAACGTGTGAAGAAATTTTTACGGAATCGGAGTGCATTGCAAAACCAGAGTGCGAAGCCGTCTACTGGACATCAAGTGAATGTCGACGCTCTTCAGAAAACGAGGAGATGATTTGTACAGACGATCCGCAGTTTTCACAATGCGAAACCAAGTAAAAACATAGGTAAGGCTCCAAGATCATTTCAGAAAGCGCTCCAAGGCAGAAATGAAAGTATAAACCGTTTGTGTTGTTGCTTCAGGAATTCTTCAGATTCGATTGATAGAATTTGTATGTTTTTTATTTATGAATTAATGACAAAGCAACATTTGGCATGGCTTCGTCAGCAAGGAATCAATAAAGTTCCGAAAATTACATTTTATTTCTGGATTATTAAAATTCTCTGTACAACCGTTGGTGAAACAGCGGCAGATTTCCTCAATGTAAATCTTAATCTTGGTCTTACGGGAACCTCAATTGTAACTGGAACATCACTCATCGTTGCGCTCATTGCTCAATTCAAAACGAAGAAATATATTCCTGCTGTATATTGGATCGCCGTAATGCTCATTAGTGTCTTTGGCACTTTAGTAACAGATAATCTCACGGACGCAATGGGAATTCCGCTCGAAACGAGCACTATCGTTTTTAGTATCCTTTTGGGAATGACATTTTTGATTTGGTATCTCTTTGAAAAAACACTCTCAATCCATTCTATTTTCACCATGCAACGCGAGTCATTTTATTGGCTAGCGATCCTTTTTACCTTTGCATTGGGAACTGCTGCAGGTGATCTTATGGCAGAAGGACTTGGGCTTGGATATGCCATTACAGGAATTATTATTGCGGCACTCATCGCAATTTTTTCTGCTCTCTGGCGACTGGGGCTCAATTCTATATTATCATTTTGGCTTATCTATATATTAACTCGACCCCTCGGCGCTTCTCTTGGTGATTATCTTTCCCAGTCACCCGCCCACGGAGGATTGGGGCTTGGAGCGACAATAACAAGTCTTGTATTTTTTGGCGGTATTTTAGGTATTGTCACCTACCTCTCTATTGCAAAAAGTGACACTGTCGATGAGTCGTATCAAGAGCGGAAAAAAGAAGATGCGCAAAAAGGCGGTTTATGGCAGACAATCGTTGTGCTCGCCATCCTTTTTGTTATAGCAGGAGTAGGATATTATATTCGGCAATCTTCTTTAGGAAATACAGAAATTCTACAGAATGAGACAAATACATCATCTTCAGGGGTGGCAACGCTCGGAGATCTTTCTATTTTTCGAACCATTACCCAAAACACGCTCGATTTGCTCGATGCAGGAAAACAATCTGAAGCCACCAAACGCGTTAGCGATTTGGAATACGAATGGGATAATGCGGAAGCTCGATTAAAACCAATAAATAAAGCACAATGGAGAGAAGTAGATGACAAAATTGACACCGTTTTGCGTGAACTCAGGGCTCTGCGCCCAGACGCATCCACTGAAAAAAAAGCACTTGAAGATCTCCTCACAGTGATTACCTCATGATTAATTTTTTAAACCGCTTTTTTATGAAAAAAATAATTATTTTCCCTGCCATAGTGCTTCTGTTCACGACCCCAATTTGTTTTGCAACTGAAAACACTGGAGATAATGCGACAAGTCCAATCGAAAACAACCAATCTACCACAACACCAAACGATAAAACCATAAAAAATGACACCAATATGCCAGAAATATCAGAAAATACCGAGGATCAAGACAGAACTAAAAATGAATCAACACACAGAAATACCTCTTCAGAAAATAGATACAGGGAGTTCAACAGGAAGAATGATTATAAAGAAGGTAACGATGAAAAATACAAGAGAAGAGAAAAAAATTATTGGGAAGATGGAGAGGAGTTTTTAGCGCCACTCGTAGGAATATTGAGCGGACTTATTGGACTTGCACTTGGTGCCAGCGGAACAGTTTTGTATTTTCGAAGAAAGAGGCAGAAGTAATTTTAGGTCGTACTTCAGGCGATTGACTTCGAAAAAAAATCGTATCTTGCAAAACTTTTCCTAAAGATATCAGTGAATCTTCCCTCCTTTTATTTATGTTAAAATCTGCTAGAAAAATTGCTTCCTCAAAAAATTTTATTTTTACTATAATCTCAGAGATGATTATGCCTCGCTACACGCCTTACTTTCGAAATTACGGCTTTGTCCTATCATCTCTATTTTCAATACTGCTTCTCTTTGGAAGCTTGGTTGTGAATTTCTATGCAGGCACATACGCGACAGAAAAAGCGAGTAATTCGGTAACCGATATTATTCTCAGTAATATTCGTATTTTCGATGTTGAGGCTGTTTTTATTTATGGACCTCTCCTCTTGTGGACATTTGTTGGAATTCTTTTTATATTCAAACCACAACGCATACCATTTGCTCTTAAGAGTATCAGCCTTTTTATCTTGATTCGCTCAGTCTTTATCAGTCTAACGCATATAGGACCATTCCCCAGTGCTATTCCGATTGACAGTGTCGATGTTATAAACAGTATTGGTCATGTGATAGGAAAATTTACATTTGGCGGTGACCTCTTCTTTTCTGCACATACGGGTTTACCATTTTTGATGTCTCTACTTTTTTGGGAGCAAAGAGTACTTCGCCTTATTTTTATTGCCATATCTCTACTATTTGGTGTTGTTGTTTTAGCTGGTCATTTGCATTACTCCATAGATGTCCTGTCTGCATTTTTTATCACCTACACCATTCATCATTTGGCAGTCTTATTCTTTCCTCGTGATCATGATATATTTGAGCGTGGCATTGCGCTGTCTAAAAACTAATCTTTTCTTCTCATGAAAACTTCCCACAAAAATGTGAGCATTATTATTATCACCTTTAATGAGGAGGATAATATTTTAAAGATTCTTCAAGACTTAAAACGACAAAGTTTCAAAAATTTTGAGATCATTGTTTCAGATTCCAACAGTTCAGATAATACAGAAAAAAATGCACGAACCATGATGTCTCAATTTTCAGAATTTCGATTTGAAAATTGTAGCGAAACCCTTGGTCCATCACACGGACGCAATTTTGGAGTGACATTCGCAAAATACGAACGACTCTTATTTTTAGATGCCGACACAAGGATCCATGATATACATTTCCTCAGAAAGTTCATGTCTATCACCAATAGACTGAAAATAGAGGCTGGCTCTATGTACCCAAGACTCAGCACGAAACATCTTATGCCAAAAATAGGATATAAACTCATGAATGCCGGTTTTTTTATCACCCAATATTTCTCTCCAACGGCGTGTGGAAGCTGTATGTTTTCGACAAAAACAATGCACAAATCAATCGGTGGATTTTCGGAGGATGTATTTTTGTGCGAAGATTGCGATTACGTGCGAAATGGAAAAAAACATGGTTTTAAAACCAAAATGGCACCACTCCATTTTGAATTTTCTGACCGACGACTACAGCAAGATGGGTTTTTAAGAACAGGTGCAAAATATCTTACGGCAAATGTTATTCGATTCGTCACGGGAAAAAGTGTAAACAAGCGAAGACTAGAGTATAAGTTCGGTCATTACCTTAAAAAATAATCTCCCAAAATGGATCTTTCTGTACTTATCGATAGTTGGATCCCCTACCTAAAACAACATCAAAATTTTGCCTATGTTGCCCTTTTCTTTGGATCGTATTTTGAAACGGTAATCGGTATTTCTTTTTTTGTTTACGGAGAATTCTTTTTTATCATTGGCGGAATTTTGGCGGGAATGGGGGTTTTAAATATTGGAGTGGTTCTTTTGATATTATTTTTGGGAGGCATGCTCGGCGATTTCACAAGTTATTTTTTGGGCAATAAATACGGCTACAAGTTGTACAGGAAGTTGGAACATGTAAAGTATGTGAATAAATATATCAACGAAAAAAATTATAATCGAGGACGTGCATTTTTTGAAAAGCACGGAAGCAAAAGCATTTTTTTAGCGCGTCTTTTAGGACCAATAGCGTGGATTACGCCATTTTTAGGGGGAATTTATCGTTTACGCTTAAAATCATTTCTCCTTTTTGACATTTTAGGAGTAACCGTCGGCATAGGGCAATTCGTTATAGCAGGATATATATTTGGCATAAATTATGAACGTATTTTGCCCATCATTTCGGAGTACCTTATTGTAGTATTACTAGGAATAGCGAGTATTCTTTTCTTATATCGCTTTTGGAGAAAACCCGAGAGATATTGATTCTTCTTTCTTAACCTTTTTCTATGCCAGCCAAAAAAGTTCCAACGCAAATATACGAGCTCTACCGTTTTGGACTGTATTTAAAAGGAATTCTCGGATTTTTTGAATTGAGTGTCGGATTGTTTTTGTATTTCAATACTAAAGCAGAACTTCACCAGCTACTGCTCATAATAGCGCAGGAAGAACTCATCGAAGATCCCAACGATCCATTCATTGCATTCTTACAAAATTTGCTCATCCATTTTACCGACAACATTCAAAGCATAGCCGTCACCTTTCTCATTCTGCATGGTGTTGCTAAGTGTCTGCTCATCTATGGTCTCGTCCGAAACTACTTATGGGTATACCCAATTGCCGTTATTGTTTTTCTCCTTTTTATTCTACAACAAGGCTATTACCTTACGCATACGTTTTCACAGGGGGTAGCATGGATCATGCTCCTCAACACGATTGTTTTGGGACTTATTGGATATGAATGGTGGTACATAAAAAAACATCATAAGCATTTTTAAAAATTACCGACATTCAACGCAATC
Coding sequences within:
- the dnaX gene encoding DNA polymerase III subunit gamma/tau: MSLYQKYRPKTLSEVVGQEFIRHTLRAALRKEQISHAYLFFGSRGTGKTSIARILAKALNCKNPKEDGDPCNACEHCEAANAGNFVDLIEIDGASNRKIEHARALIEKIHFSPTLGKRKVYIIDEVHMLTKEAFNALLKTIEEPPQHAYFLLATTELHKVPETIRSRCQVFSFQRFTTEEIVKRLKEIAEKEGIIAEEEALFLIAKRAEGGLRDAIGLFEQVSADETLTAKFLQEELGMTGEEDVAHFFDCLEEKNTEEALNTLGHISSSGIPFENFLEQLLDFLRKKMIAHALSIPPKQEELRTILFFIDAFDTARRELRDAIIPGFPLEIATVKCTQFCEEIFRTESPHFIKENKTLPETQNLPEKLTPPSSTQSPAPSSKPAPEEEKNISEPIFPSHGENTAESFSKKWSEVLRNLDDAVLGMLLKKATATPSSDTEILITFSSHSFEEQAKNQDRFARLLDAVRKICGEGVSVKTKTKPVSLEPVEPLSTEKATPEAMREIFCISHP
- a CDS encoding 5-formyltetrahydrofolate cyclo-ligase yields the protein MTKTSLRMQFLLQRETISEEDRKRKSEAIRKQISILPEFQSAKTILLFFPFRGEPDIFTLLHEFPKKTYALPYVSPKDHLLIPKKVETLETLISGKYGILCPSESAEEMPKDSFDLLFIPAIAVDANTGFRIGFGKGYYDRFLHNISGIKLAPCFESSILTNSVHHFDAHDIPMDRVVTEKKTYQIAPKEKYSL
- a CDS encoding beta-propeller domain-containing protein, with the protein product MISLRFFSLAIAGLFFIPLGFAEGTPFSDISGTSSSEAVTFLQEEGVVNGFEDSTFRPEKDVTRAEFLKIALQAKTNFSAENCEAEKDFYDVSEKDWFFPYVCFSVNNNIIQGYNDNTFRPHEPINFRDAAKIIANVYDIHTDKNEGEEWYLPYVNAILRERVFPGSVQSSSALLTRGEMAQMIWGITTGHEVENKTLGELPFLQNCEELSVQLKKQTLRSGIEYKNGEGDIDMVMTKDMAIDESTSDETVSARLEGSDDDFSGTNVQEEGVDEADIVKNDGSHIFLVKNNAVHIVRAYPPEELAEDSTISLAEENITPQEMFLDGDRLTLIGVTRMTEGGTPRIHFYSDEMSFAPSYSGKVLVLVYDVSDRKNPKKVRSVSLEGNYLSSRRIDENVFVAVSSGNFFWGGNLDPILLEKELPLITDSVSSEPEKITCGTIRYVPNFPSANLLTLLTVNTQDETKKPSRETVLGGGETLYASLKNIYVTSTGWGETYWKKGNDSGWKSTEKTDIFRFSLQEGGVKFSGKAQAVGHPINQFSMSENDEYFRIATQVGEAWGNALSETVVSIFNNDLQEVSRIDGIAPGENMKSARFLGNKLYLVTFKTVDPLFVIDLTPTSPKILGKLKIPGWSDYLHPWGESYLLGFGKEVDESIDADKVHSDSAVYYTAVLGMKISLFDISDIEHPKEVQKEIIGYRGTTSELLQNHKALLADMDKGIIGFPITITENKNGKSGSEADVETVFSGARVYTVDAENGFSLKGSVTHYASNDVFLKSGEYFFGDYNLNIQRILFIGDTFYSISPNVVTALSGKNLSKIKTLELEKRTCEEIFTESECIAKPECEAVYWTSSECRRSSENEEMICTDDPQFSQCETK
- a CDS encoding glycosyltransferase, yielding MKTSHKNVSIIIITFNEEDNILKILQDLKRQSFKNFEIIVSDSNSSDNTEKNARTMMSQFSEFRFENCSETLGPSHGRNFGVTFAKYERLLFLDADTRIHDIHFLRKFMSITNRLKIEAGSMYPRLSTKHLMPKIGYKLMNAGFFITQYFSPTACGSCMFSTKTMHKSIGGFSEDVFLCEDCDYVRNGKKHGFKTKMAPLHFEFSDRRLQQDGFLRTGAKYLTANVIRFVTGKSVNKRRLEYKFGHYLKK
- a CDS encoding DedA family protein; translated protein: MDLSVLIDSWIPYLKQHQNFAYVALFFGSYFETVIGISFFVYGEFFFIIGGILAGMGVLNIGVVLLILFLGGMLGDFTSYFLGNKYGYKLYRKLEHVKYVNKYINEKNYNRGRAFFEKHGSKSIFLARLLGPIAWITPFLGGIYRLRLKSFLLFDILGVTVGIGQFVIAGYIFGINYERILPIISEYLIVVLLGIASILFLYRFWRKPERY
- a CDS encoding DUF2127 domain-containing protein — encoded protein: MPAKKVPTQIYELYRFGLYLKGILGFFELSVGLFLYFNTKAELHQLLLIIAQEELIEDPNDPFIAFLQNLLIHFTDNIQSIAVTFLILHGVAKCLLIYGLVRNYLWVYPIAVIVFLLFILQQGYYLTHTFSQGVAWIMLLNTIVLGLIGYEWWYIKKHHKHF